A region of the Pricia mediterranea genome:
CAACAATATACCTATAAGCAAGCGTCCGGTGATGACCGCAACGGCGCTAGAAAATAATCCCGAAATCGACGGCGATGTCCTGAACGACGCCGTTTGGCAGGGAGTCCCGGTATTCGGTGACCTGACCCAAGTGCAGCCGAATTTTGGTAGGCCGGCCAGTGAGAAGACCGAGATCAGGATAGGCTATACCACCGAGACGTTCTACCTGTCTGTGGTCTGCTATGATAAACGGCCCGATAAACTGGTGGTCTCCGATGCACGTCGCGATGCCAATCTGGACAATACCGATGCCTTCATCTTTATTTTGGACACCTATAAAGATGGCCAGAACGGTTTCGTATTCGGCACGAACTCCATCGGGATCGAATACGATGCGCAGGTCGATAATGAGGGGCAGGGCAATAACAACGTTAACCGGCAACAGACCGGTACCATTGGCGGATTCAATTTGAACTGGGACGGCTCTTGGGAGGTCAAGACCGAAGTAGGCGACTACGGATGGAGCGCCGAGTTCGCCATTCCCCTGCGTACCTTGCGCTTTCAGCCGGGGGACTGGGGCATCAATTTTCGCAGGAATATTCGGAAGACCAATGAAATCGCCTATTGGTCGCCGCTGCCCGTCAGTTTTAACCTGAACCGACTCTCCTTGGCGGGTACCTTGACGGGATTGGAATTGCGGACGCCCGGTAATTTAAAGGTAATACCCTATGTGCTCGGCCAACTTTCAAGGGATTTCACGGCGGTAGATTCGAAATCGGACTTCAGGTTCGAGGCCGGGGGCGATGTCAAATACAGCATTACCCCGAGCCTGACGCTCGACCTGACCTATAATACCGATTTCGCCCAGGTCGAGGTCGACGAACAACAGGTAAACCTGGATCGCTTTAACCTTTTCTTTCCCGAAAAAAGACCGTTTTTTCTTGAGAATGCGGGACTCTTCAGTGTGGGGAGTCCGGGGGAGGTCGACCTGTTCTTCAGCCGTCGTATCGGTATCGGAGATGACGGTACTAGCGTACCCATCATCGGCGGTGCCAGATTGTCCGGAAAGGTGGGTCGCACCAACGTCGGGATGTTGACCATGTTCACCGAGGATGTGGAGGAGGCGGCCATTGAAGAAAACAACTTTACCGTAGGCCGGGTCAACCACGAATTTAAGGGAAGGTCGGCACTAGGAGCCATGTGGGTGTCGAAAAAAGGCCTCCAAACCGACGACAATTTTAACCGTACCCTCGCCATCGACGGGAAATGGGGGTTGGGCCGCAAGGCGAGACTCTCGGGATTCTATGCCCGTTCCGCCGATGCCAAGGAATCCACAGATGGCCACGCCTTTCAACTAAAGGGCGATTACAAATGGAACAACTGGGAGGCAAGGGCCGCCTATACCGAGGTAGGACAAGGCTTTAATCCCGAGGTGGGCTTTTTGCTGCGCCCGTCATTTCGCAAGCCGGAAGGTTTTTTGATGTATCATCTCAGACCCAAAAATGAAGATGCCAAAATTTTGGAATACCGGCCTCACGTATCCTACCAGGGATATTGGAACTTCGATGGTTTTCTCGAAACAGGATTTTTGCACGTCGACAACCATTGGGAGTTCAAAAACGGATTGGAAATCCATACCGGCGTAAACTTTACCACGGAGGGGGTGCTGGAGCCCTTTGAAATTTCGCAGGGGGTCACGGTCGCCCCCGGTACCTATAGGCATGCCGAAGCTGCCCTGGTTTTTTTTACCAATCAGAGCAAACCGGTCTCTGTCAACATCAGGTCGAATACCGGAGGGTCTTTCGGGGGTACCCGATCGGTCAATACGGCCACCTTGCGCCTAAGGGCCGGCGACAAGTTCAACGCCGCTTTCACCTATCTGTACAACCGCTTCGACCTTCCAGGGGGCGACTTTACGGCCAATGTGTTCCGGAGCCAGATCTCGTACTCCTTCAAGCCCAATATCTACTTGCAGGGGTTGGTGCAGAATAACACGGTGGACAAGCTTTGGGCGTTCAACTTCCGTTTTGGGTGGCTGCAGCGCGCCAATACCGGTCTGTTCGTTGTTTATAATCACAATTTGTTGGATGGAGGCCCGCTGAACAACAGCTTTATCATCAAATATACCCGTATGTTCGATTTGTTGAAATAGGGGGGAGACGTAACCCTGGCCGGGCCTTTCATCCTCTAGCCGCTTTACCTTCGCCAATTTTTATCCCGGTAGGCTCGGGAATAAAAGACAGAAAGATCAAGAAAGAAAGACTGAAAATCATTTCCGGGAGTTAAAAAAGACCCGCCACTGCCAAGGAATACTTTTGAGTTCTTGACCATCTTTATTCTTTATTCTTTATTCTTTCTTCTTTTCGTCTTTTTGTCCTTTTTGCCTTCCTCCAGCCCTTTTGTCTTTCCTCCTTTCGTCCTTTTGTCCATTGAGGGCATCACTCCCTCCGCCCGTACACGATGCCCAAATCATTGTCCCGCACATTTTTTAGCTTCGTTTTGAGCCGGACCTGCATCTCCAAAACCACATCGGCATAGTGGGGGTTATGGGCGAGATTATTGTACTGTTGCGGGTCCGTTTCCATATCGAAGAGTTCCATGCCCGCCCCGGCATCCTCGTCATATTGAATGAAGGCCCATTTGTCGGTGCGGACCAAAAACGACCGACCGCCCTGGGTTACCGAAAAGGCCATATCGCGCACTGTACGCTCCGGGTTGTCCAAGGTGGATGCAAGGCTCTTGCCCTGAAGGTTTTTGGAATAATCGAGTCCCGTCAGTTCTGCTATTGTCGGGTACAGGTCTAACAGTTCAGCGAAAGATTCACAGGTCGCGGGTGCTTTCCCTGGCACTTTGATGATGAGGGGCACGCGAACGGATTCCTCGTGCAGGCTTACCTTCATCCAGAAACGGTGTTCGCCCAGATGGAAGCCGTGGTCGGAGGTGAAAATGACGATCGTATTGTCGGCGAGTCCTTCTTCCTTTAGGGTGTTCAGTACCTTCCCGACCTGCGCGTCCATATAGGCCACCGAGGCGTAGTAGGCCGCTACGGCCTTCTTCTCATGCTCTTCAGACATTTGGGCGTTGACGCTGGTAACGTAGTTGATGCCCCTTTCGGGGATGTCGTCCCAATCGTTTTCCACTTTCGGGGGCAAGACCGTCTGTTCATAGGGATAGGGTTTGAAATAGTCTTGGGGTGCTACGAAGGGCACGTGCGGCCGTACAAAACCGACCGCCAAAAAGAAGGGGTTATCTTTGTGCTTTCTGATCAGTTCCGATGCCTTTTCCGCCGTTTTTCCATCGGAATGCACGAGGTCGTCGCCCTTGGCCTTGACGATGGTCATCACATTGCCGCCTTTTCGCGGCAGGTCGCCGTAAGGATTGTTCTGTACCAGTTCGGCGACGCCCTCGGCCTTCCATTCTGGCCCGGGACTGTTAAAGCGTTCGGTCCAAGAGGCGGCATCGTCCTGGCCGTTCGATCCTGTTTCAATATCTATAGGGACGCCCATATGATAGATTTTGCCGACCCGTGCCGTGTAGTATCCGTTATCCTTAAAGAGCTGTGGCAGTGATTTTCGGGCAGGCCCCACCTGTTCCCTGCCGCTGACATATCCGTAGGTATTCGTGGCATTGGGATAATAGCCGAAAAGAAGTGAAGCCCTCGACGGCCCGCACACCGGATATTGGGAGTAGGCCCGAGAATACCGTGTGCCCTCGGCCGCCAATCCATCGATATTCGGGGTCCGGCTGACCGAATTCCCGTAGGAAGATACCGCAGTGGCCGTCAGGTCATCGGCGATGATGAACAGTACGTTCGGTTTATCTTGGGATATATCCGATTGGCCCGATCCCCGAACCGCTAGAAGCATTATGAGAAATATGATTTTTGGTACCTTCATTGTCAGAATTTAAGGGGTCGTCTTGGAATGGGGCATCCCTTTGGATTTTTGTCTATATTTGATTTACAATATAAAAATAAGAATCCACCCCATGAATCGACGCAGAACTTTTATCAAAAAAACGGCTTTGGCCGGTACGGCTATGGCGACTTTGCCCAACCTTTCTTTCGGGATTTCAAAGCTAGGAAAGCAGGACAAGTTGAACGTGGGAATGATCGGGGTCGGCTTAAGGGGCACCAACCACATGAACAATCTGTTGCAGCGGGACGATGTGAACATTGCCGCAATCGCCGACATCGATGATGTGAGGGTCAAGATGGCCTTGGATGCGATATCCAAAGCGGGCGGGGGAAAACCCAAGACTTTCGGTAAGGACGAAAAAGACTACCTTAATTTATTGGCCCTTCCGGAAATCGATGCCGTACTCATCGCCACCCCTTGGCTTTGGCACACCCGCATGGCCGTAGATGCCATGCAGGCGGGTAAATATACGGGCCTCGAAGTATCCGCGGCCAATACCATGGAAGAATGTTGGGACCTGGTCAATACCCACGAGGAGACAGGCTCCCATCTCATGATCATGGAAAATGTCAACTATCGACGCGACGTGTTAGCGGTGTTGAACATGGTCAAACAGAACGTATTCGGCGAGATGCTTCATTACCGATGCGGGTATCAGCACGACCTCCGTGGGGTGTTGCTGAACGATGGTAAGGATGCCTACGGCAAGGGCGTGGAATTCGGGGAGAAGGGCATCTCGGAATCCAAGTGGCGCACCCAGCATTCGGTCTTGCGCAATGCCGATGTGTATCCTACCCACGGTTTGGGACCTGTTGCCGAGATGGCGGACATCAACAGGGGAAACCGCTTCCTTTCCCTGACCTCCCATGCCACTAAGGCGAGGGGACTCCATAACTATATCGTAGAGCACGGCGGGAAAGATCATCCCAATGCGAAAGTCCGCTTTAAAATGGGCGATGTCATTACCAGTACCATTGAGACCGCCAACGGCGAGACCATTATTGTGACTCACGATACGACCCTTCCCCGACCCTATTCCCTCGGCTTCCGCGTTCAAGGCACCAAAGGTCTTTGGGAAGTGGACGGTAACCGGATTTATGTCGAGGGAAAATCGGAACCCCACAAATGGGAGGATGCCGACCCCTGGCTAAAAAAATACGACCATCCACTTTGGCAAAAATATGGAGAGCATGCCCTCGGAGCGGGGCACGGGGGAATGGACTTCTTTGTCGACCACGCCTTTGTCGAATCGGCCAAGCTCAATGTTGCTCCCCCGATGGACGCCTACGACGCCGCGGCCTGGAGTGCCGTAACCCCCTTGTCGGAAGCATCCATCGCCAACAATGGCGAACCCCAGGATTTTCCTGATTTTACCAGGGGCAACTGGATAAAAAGAAAGCCGTACGATTGGATGAAGGATACCTATTAAGGTGGAACCTATCTAGAATAAAAGGCGCTTCCCTAATACCCATAACTGAAACTGAGCGATGCGAAAATTTTGGACCACTGCACACCTGCGATTCCCATATGCGGCAATCATTATACTTTTTTTGATTTCCGGATGCCAATCCAAGGAAAAACAAAAACAGACCGAGAAAGAGGAGCCCCAACCCCCGAACATCGTCATCATCTACGCCGACGATCTGGGTTATGGCGAGCTGGGCGCCTACGGGGCCACCGAACTCGAGACCCCGAATCTGGACAGGCTCGCGAACGGCGGCATGCGCTTTACCAACGGGTATGCCTCCTCGGCGACCTGTACCCCGAGCCGCTACGCGCTGCTGACGGGCACCTACCCCTGGCGGAACAAAAGCGCCAAGATCCTTCCGGGCACGGCACCGCTGATCATCGATACGGCGCAGATGACGATTCCGAAAATGTTGAAACAGCAGGGCTACAGGACGGGAATCGTCGGAAAATGGCATCTGGGACTGGGCGACGGGAACGTCAACTGGAACGAACGCATCGCCCCCGGCCCCAACGAGGTCGGCTTCGACCGGAGCTATATCATGGCGGCCACGCAGGACCGGGTGCCGACCGTTTACATCCAAAACGGCGAGGTGGTCAACCTGGATCCCGACGACCCCATACAGGTCGATTACGCAAAGAATTTCGAGGGGCAGCCCACGGGCAAGGACAATCCCGGGATGCTGAAGATGAAATGGCACCACGGGCACAATAACAGCATCGTGAACGGCATTCCCCGCATCGGCTTTATGAAGGGCGGGGAATCGGCGAAGTGGGTAGACGAGGACATGGCCGACACCTTTCTGGCCGAGGCCCAAAAGTACGTAACGGCGGAGAAGGAGGGACCCTTCTTTTTGTACTACGCCCTGCAGCAGCCGCACGTACCGCGCACCCCGCATCCCCGGTTCGTCGGGGCATCGGGCATGGGCCCTAGGGGCGACGTGATCGTGGAGGCCGATCATATGGTCGGCGAGTTCATAAATACCCTGGAGAACGGGGGACTGCTGGAAAACACCCTGATCATCTTCTCCAGTGACAACGGTCCCGTGCTGAACGACGGCTACTACGACGATGCCGTTGAGAAGTTGGGTGGCCACGAACCGGCGGGACCTTTGCGGGGCGGAAAGTACAGCCTGTTCGAGGCCGGAACCCGGGTGCCGTTCATCACCTATTGGAAGGGCCGTATCGAGCCCGGGGTGTCCGGTGCCCTGGTCTCCCAGCTGGACCTGCTCGGTTCCCTGGCCGACCTGGTGGGCAGCGACGTAGAAGGGGAGGACAGCAAGGGTCTGTTGGACGTTTTCCTAGGGAAATCCGACGAGGGCCGGGAGCAGGTCGTGCTGGAGGCCACCGGCCGCACGGCCTTCCGGCAGGGCGATTGGGCCATGATCCCGCCCTACGACGGCCGTGCGGTCAATACGTTCGTGAACATCGAACTGGGCAACGCGGACGACTACCAGCTCTACAACCTCAAGGACGACCTCGGCCAGCAGAAGAACTTGGCGGAATCCAATCCCGAAAAATTAAAGGAAATGATCGCTGCCTACCGAGCGGTTCGCGGAGAGGGGGCCGAACAGGTGGAGGAACTGGAGCTGAAGTAAAATTTAATAGCTCTATACTAAGATCAGCCGCAAAAAGGTGGTGACTTCTATTTACGTAGTAATCCCTGCATGGCTCAAGCAACAACCATCCGACCAAAAAGTAATGCAAATCAGGATAATTTCGACTTTTCAAGGGTTAGAATAAGAGAAAATTGCCGAATTATATAGGGCGCAATTCCGAAAATTAACAGTCAAAGGCAAAAAAATAGTACTATTTGAAATTTTAGAGGTGTTCTCCGGATACTATTCATTTTACTTTTGGGATTGATAGGAACACAGATTTATATTGAAACCAATCCCAGCACATCATGAATATTACATTTTTATTAAAAAAACAGTATTGGTGTTTAGTAATCTTAGTTTTTTATAGCTCATCTTATGGGAATCCGATTTTCAGTAACGAGCGCCCAACGAGCCCCACACTGCTCTATAACGAAGGTCGTCTGCAAGATCAGACCATCACAGGTATGGTTCTTGACGGAAACGACCAGCCCTTGCCCGGTGCAAGTATCGTTGAAAAAGGCACGTCGAACGGAACCCAGACCGATTTCGATGGGAACTTTGAGCTGCAGGTAACGGACGAAAATGCAGTATTGGTCATTTCCTATATCGGATTTGCCACCCAGGAAATTCCACTTTCGGGACAGACATCCATAACAGTATCCTTACAGGAAGATGCTGCCAATCTCGATGAGGTCGTGGTCATCGGTTATGGTACCCAGAAAAAAAGTGACCTTACCGGTGCTGTCGGATCTGTTAAGTCCGAAGAACTGGCCGAAAGACCTGCAGCCTCTATGAACCAAGCCATGGCCGGAAAAGTTTCCGGGGTGAACGTAACCTCGGGTTCAGGGCGGCCTGGAGGGAGAACCGTGGTTCGAATTAGAGGAAATACTTCCGTAAGTATTGCCAATACGCCGCTCTATGTGGTCGATGGGGTAATACTTAATTCCGTTAGCCTTCCCAATGGTAGCACACCTATCGACTACATGAACCCCAATGACATTGAGTCTATTGAAGTTTTAAAAGACGCTTCCGCTACCGCCATTTACGGCGCAAGGGGTGCGAACGGGGTCATATTGGTCAGTACTAAACGAGGTACTTCGGCCGGTGGCCGCGTTAATTACGATGTAGATTTTAGTCTTGGCACGCTACCCAAAAAGCTGGAATTGTTGAATTCCGAAGAGTTTTTGAGGGTTGAGGAAATTGCGTATGCGAACGCCGAAAAATATGACCCGGCCGGATGGGCTGGAGGGGCCTATACCGATCCTCGAACAAAACGGACCGACCCACGTTTATTCGATGCCGAGGGCAACCCGCTTTACAATACCGATTGGCAAGATGAGGCCATAAGGGCCTCTTTCTCCCAAAACCACCAACTTTCTTTTACAGGAGGAAACGAGAAGGGTACTTATGGCCTGTTTATGGGCTTTCGTGACGAAGAGGGTCTAATCGTTGAGTCTTGGTTGAAACGCTATTCGGGTAGATTTACCATGGATACCGACATCAATGACTGGTTGAAAGTCGGGGGTAGTTTAAGTTATAACGATCAAAACGAAAAGCAGATCGACCAGCTTGGCGGCGGGGGCATAACCACCATGCGCCAGGTATTTGAAGCTTTGCCTATTATCCCAGTCCGTTATGCCGACGGAAGCTGGGGCTCCAATATCGATTATCCTGGCATGGAAGGGGGCGGTAGTCCGGTTGCAGTAGCCAATGACCGCAGGTATTTCCTTAAGACCCAAACCGTTTTGGGGAACTTCTATAGTAATATTGCCCTTCATAAAAACTTGCAATTGCGGACCACTATCGGGGCCAATATCATCAATCAGAGAAATGATTATTACGGAGGTCGGGACCTAAGGTATATTGCAAGGCCGGACGGTGCGGCATATGTCGACAACTCCCGGTACAACTCATGGCAGTTTGAAAACTATTTGACCTATAACAAAGATTTTAATAGTGATAACTCGTTAACGGCCATGTTAGGACTTTCTTGGCAGCATATAGATGAATTCGAATCAAGAGCATCTACTAGAGGTTTTGCCGATGACTTTTATGGCTTTAACAACCTTGGGGCCGGATCCAACCCACAGACCCCGACCTCCAGCAGAGTTGCTTACGGACTCAATTCTTATTTTGGCCGGGTCAATTACAGCTATAAGAATAAATATCTCTTGACCTTGACCGGAAGGGCCGACGGTTCTTCGAAATTCGGTCCCGAAAATCAATTTGCGTTTTTCCCGTCGGCGGCATTGGCATGGCGGGTTTCAGGGGAAGATTTTCTATCCCAGAACGAAACGATATCCAATTTAAAACTGCGAGCCAGCTACGGGGCAACGGGTAACTCAGAAATTCCTGCATATAGGGCCTTGGCGGGACTACAAAGTGGCACTGTAATCTTTGCGGGTGACCGTGCCCCTTACACTGTTCCACAGCGTATGGCCAATCCCGATCTGCGATGGGAGAAAACCGAGCAGGTAGATGTCGGACTTGAACTGGGTCTTCTCAACAACCGAATTGCCCTAGAGGTCGATCTGTACCGAAAATTGACTTCGGACATGCTGCTCGATGCGCCTGTTCCCGCTACAAGTGGCTTTACCAATGTATATAGAAACGTGGGCAGTATGGAGAACAAAGGGGTTGAAGTTAGCTTGAACACCATCAATATTGACAATGAGCTTTTTGGATGGAGCAGTAATTTCAATATTTCCATCAATAAGAACGAAGTAACCGCGCTATCCGGGGGTTCCGATATCTTTTTGGGCTCTACGCTTATTCGAGTCGGGGAACCCGTGAGTACCTTCTACGGATATATCGACGAGGGTACCTGGAATACGGATGAAGCCGATCAAGCTGCTATTTATGATAGGCTGCCAGGTGATATCAAATACCGTGACCTTAACGATGATGGAGCAATCAACAGCGATGACCGGGCTATAATCGGAAAAGGTATTCCAGATGGTTTCGGAACTTTTTCCAATACGTTTAGATATGGTAACCTTGAGCTTCTGGTCGACCTACAGTTCCAGTACGGCAATAGTGTGATGTACCGTGACGAACACTCGGCCGAAGATCGTCAAACTATCGCGAACAGTTTCAAAACGGTCTTAAATGCTTGGACTCCGGACAATCAAGATACCCATATCGCCCAAATTAGGCCGATTGCCGCTGGTTATGATACCCATAACGATTCCGGGAAATTGAAAGATGCATCGTTCTTAAGAGGTCGAAATCTCATGCTGTCCTATAATTTTAAACCTGAATTGGTCAAGCGCCTGCATTTAAACCGTCTTAGATTATATACTTCGGTGCAAAATTTCTTTGTAGTCACAGATTATCCGGGGTACGACCCTGAAAGTTCCAATGGCGGCGGCACCTTCGATCAGGGCTTCTCTCTATATGACTATCCAAGACCACGTACTTTTGTGCTCGGTTTAAATGTGGGACTATAACAACAAAAAATATAAAAACATGAATACCTATAGATTTTCTATAAAAACTATCGCGATCATGACAATAGTGTCATGCACCTTGGCCTGTAGTGATTTTCTAGATGAAGAAGACGCCTCTAACTTTACTACCGACACCTATTTTACCAGTGCCGAACATGCAGAAAGTGCGGTCAATGGTATCTATGAACCACTGATCCCCATTACAAATAGTGGCTTTGGAGGGGGCACCTGGTTAATGCTCGAATTTGCAACTGGCTTGGCCAATACTGCCCTAGGACAGGCAACGAATATTTATCTGGTAAAGGATTTGATCAATAATTCGGATAATGGATACGGCGAAAGTTTCTGGAACGAATATTATACAGGTATTTCCAGAGCCAATCTAGCGATTGAAAAAATTCCGGAAATAAATATGGACGAGACCGCAAAACAGAACTATTTGGCGGAAGCCAAGTTCTTTCGGGCATATTATTATTTCGGATTGGTACGGATGTTCGGCAATATTCCCATTATAACAGATCCGATCGACCTGAATTCTGAGCAATTATATCCGGAGCAAGCGGACCCCGCAGCAGTTTACGATTTAATTATCGCTGATTTGACAGAAGCTGAAAATTCAAGCCTACCCTGGAGGGATGAAGCGGGAAGGGTATCCATGGGAGCTATAAAAACACTTTTGGCCGATGTGTATTTAACCTCGGCTGGCTATCCCCTTCAGCAAACCGAAAATTACCAGCTTGCCGCCGCTAAGGCCAAAGAGGTCATTGATTCGGGAGAGTTTCGTTTGTTCGATAGCTATGATGAACTTCACGATCCCGCTACCAAGAACACAGGAGAATACATTTTCATGACCCAATTTGCGGCCAATATCCAATCAGGGAACTGGCAACCTGCAATACTGCCCTACAACTTGGGAATTTCGGCCTATTCCGCCCAGACCGGCGGTATCTTTTCGACCAATGAGTTTGCCGACTCCTATGAGGTTGGCGATAAAAGGGCCGAAGAAAAGCAGTTTTATTTCACTAGCTATTCGTTAGAGGCGGATCGAAGCGACAGTACCAACTTGGGAGCTCCTTATATATTTAAACTTTTTGATATTCAAGCGAATGAAGAGAGTGCCCAATCGGATTTAAACTGGGGTATATATCGGTATGCCGACGTTTTATTGATGTACGCAGAAGCTTTGAACGAAGCTGAAGGTCCGACAGTAGAAGCGTACAATGCCGTTAATCTGATCAGGCAACGCGCAGAACTTAATGATTTGACGGGCCTTTCACAGGACGCTTTCAGGGAAGCGGTACGAATCGAGCAAGTGCATGAATTAAGCTTTGAAAATAAGACCTGGTACGATATGGCCAGATGGAGAAAAGCCTATGATCCGGAGACCAATGAATTGAAGGATTTCGTAGGGCACACTTTCACCTATCTGCCCAACAAAGCGCTTACGGAACGGGAACTGTTGTTTCCGATTCCGACATCTGAAATGCAGAACAATCCTAATCTGGTACAGAATATGGGGTATTAAATGAGCGTTTTAAATGCTGTTTATTATTTTGGCTCTACCATTATTTCTGTGAAAACAGTTGTTATTGAGTTTGACCAAAAGATGAAAGGAGGAGGGAACAAAGAAAATAAAGGACACATGGATATTTTCAGTCATAGGTCTGCCATTTCGGATGTTCCGGAAAATGTATTCGTCTTTCTTCCTTGCTCTTTCCGTCTTTTTTCCATTGGTGATAGCTTCCGATTGCCGAGGGAATCCTGAAATTTCCCACAAAGTTCAGGGTAGAACCTTATCTTTTAATGCCCGCCCGGTCACAGGCGGGTGTTTCCCTTTTTTTCGCGCCAAAGTATCACGAATAGCGAAAGTTAAGGTGGGTCAAAGATGAGAGCAGGGCTCTAGGGGTCGGTGGATTCCCGACCCTACATGAATCCCTACCATCCATACAACTCTTCTTCCTACATAAAACGTTTTGACCTACATTTATCCCTGTGCCAATTCTACAATTCGATGGGTGTTTTCTGAAAAACAGAAAATTGCCATGACTAGGTCCTGTCAATTGGCCCCTCGTTCCCCCATGCATTACATCAATATCATAATTACATCAAAAAAAGCATCATGGGAACAAGAAGAAACGCCAAATTTTTATCGGCAACGGAAAAAGAAAATTTTGTAAAGGCCTGCGTGCACATGAAGGCGGACATCGTCAACCCGACCGCGGCGGCCAACGATCAGTACAGCAAATGGGACGAGTTTACGGCCATCCATTGGATGATACAGAACGCTGACTCCCCTGGCACAAACAACGTTAATTTTGGTCATGGCGGCCTGGGAAGCTATAGCTTTTTGAGCTGGCACCGCTATTTTCTCTTCCTTTTCGAGGAGCAATTGCGAAGTTATTTTCCTGCGGATGACGTAAGGTTGCCGTATTGGGACTGGCAGGACCCCGCGGCCATCATGACCGATGATTTTATAGGTCCCGACGGTGATCCTGGCTCGAACAATGTAATTCAACAGGGTTATTTTGCGGTAGACAGCCCCGGTACCGGAAGCAACGCCACGCCCGCTCCGGGATGGTGGCCGGCTGGTCTCGATGGCTGGAGGATTCCCGATATGTTCCCTTCTTCCACGACGGGAGGCCTAAGAAGAAATACCGGTAATCCGGCCAACCTGCCCACTACCCTTGATATCCAGGAAACGCTCGCCATGACCGACCTTCGTGACTTTCAGGATGCCCTGGAATCGGGCGGAGGGCTCACCAATAGTGCTACCATGAGGATGCACAACAGCATGCATGGCTGGATCGGGGGTTCGGGCGGGCACATGAACAATCCCGACGTTTCGCCTTCGGATCCTTTTTTCTATTTGCTGCACTGCAACGTTGATCGGCTGTGGGCCATGTGGCAGATGGACGGGCACGAGAACGAGTATCCCGTCGCCGGGGGAAACCCCGAACATCACCGCAACGATCTCATGTATCCTTATACAGGGGGCGCGGCCGGTTACGGGACGAACGTAGGGATTTCCTCGGATATTCCGATGCCCGATTTTAGCGGGCTAGGTCCCCAGACCAACGGTGATACATTGGACTTTAGAAACGCTTTTGGCTATACCTACGACACCATCGCAATTATGGGCATCGGCCTAGACCGTACGGGGAGCATGATGGGGCTCACCCCGGATCCCATGGTCAGTACCAACCCCGACGTCACCAAATGGGAAGCGGCAAAGCGGGGCGTGTCCGCTTTTCTACAAGACGCCGAAACCGTCCAGGAAAGCGGGGCCATCTACGTCATGGCCGGTATCAAAACGTTCAGAAGCCTGGGCGGCAATCAGTTCGATGCAGTATTTAATGCGCCGAACTTCGGACTGGTCAAGACGGGCACCGATTTTAGCCAGGCCGATTTCGACCTTAACGTTGCGGCCATGTCGCCTGGGGGCGGCACC
Encoded here:
- a CDS encoding carbohydrate binding family 9 domain-containing protein, with protein sequence MSFPKIFVLFFVGSLSWISAASQDLANNIPISKRPVMTATALENNPEIDGDVLNDAVWQGVPVFGDLTQVQPNFGRPASEKTEIRIGYTTETFYLSVVCYDKRPDKLVVSDARRDANLDNTDAFIFILDTYKDGQNGFVFGTNSIGIEYDAQVDNEGQGNNNVNRQQTGTIGGFNLNWDGSWEVKTEVGDYGWSAEFAIPLRTLRFQPGDWGINFRRNIRKTNEIAYWSPLPVSFNLNRLSLAGTLTGLELRTPGNLKVIPYVLGQLSRDFTAVDSKSDFRFEAGGDVKYSITPSLTLDLTYNTDFAQVEVDEQQVNLDRFNLFFPEKRPFFLENAGLFSVGSPGEVDLFFSRRIGIGDDGTSVPIIGGARLSGKVGRTNVGMLTMFTEDVEEAAIEENNFTVGRVNHEFKGRSALGAMWVSKKGLQTDDNFNRTLAIDGKWGLGRKARLSGFYARSADAKESTDGHAFQLKGDYKWNNWEARAAYTEVGQGFNPEVGFLLRPSFRKPEGFLMYHLRPKNEDAKILEYRPHVSYQGYWNFDGFLETGFLHVDNHWEFKNGLEIHTGVNFTTEGVLEPFEISQGVTVAPGTYRHAEAALVFFTNQSKPVSVNIRSNTGGSFGGTRSVNTATLRLRAGDKFNAAFTYLYNRFDLPGGDFTANVFRSQISYSFKPNIYLQGLVQNNTVDKLWAFNFRFGWLQRANTGLFVVYNHNLLDGGPLNNSFIIKYTRMFDLLK
- a CDS encoding Gfo/Idh/MocA family protein; translated protein: MNRRRTFIKKTALAGTAMATLPNLSFGISKLGKQDKLNVGMIGVGLRGTNHMNNLLQRDDVNIAAIADIDDVRVKMALDAISKAGGGKPKTFGKDEKDYLNLLALPEIDAVLIATPWLWHTRMAVDAMQAGKYTGLEVSAANTMEECWDLVNTHEETGSHLMIMENVNYRRDVLAVLNMVKQNVFGEMLHYRCGYQHDLRGVLLNDGKDAYGKGVEFGEKGISESKWRTQHSVLRNADVYPTHGLGPVAEMADINRGNRFLSLTSHATKARGLHNYIVEHGGKDHPNAKVRFKMGDVITSTIETANGETIIVTHDTTLPRPYSLGFRVQGTKGLWEVDGNRIYVEGKSEPHKWEDADPWLKKYDHPLWQKYGEHALGAGHGGMDFFVDHAFVESAKLNVAPPMDAYDAAAWSAVTPLSEASIANNGEPQDFPDFTRGNWIKRKPYDWMKDTY
- a CDS encoding sulfatase translates to MKVPKIIFLIMLLAVRGSGQSDISQDKPNVLFIIADDLTATAVSSYGNSVSRTPNIDGLAAEGTRYSRAYSQYPVCGPSRASLLFGYYPNATNTYGYVSGREQVGPARKSLPQLFKDNGYYTARVGKIYHMGVPIDIETGSNGQDDAASWTERFNSPGPEWKAEGVAELVQNNPYGDLPRKGGNVMTIVKAKGDDLVHSDGKTAEKASELIRKHKDNPFFLAVGFVRPHVPFVAPQDYFKPYPYEQTVLPPKVENDWDDIPERGINYVTSVNAQMSEEHEKKAVAAYYASVAYMDAQVGKVLNTLKEEGLADNTIVIFTSDHGFHLGEHRFWMKVSLHEESVRVPLIIKVPGKAPATCESFAELLDLYPTIAELTGLDYSKNLQGKSLASTLDNPERTVRDMAFSVTQGGRSFLVRTDKWAFIQYDEDAGAGMELFDMETDPQQYNNLAHNPHYADVVLEMQVRLKTKLKNVRDNDLGIVYGRRE